In Oryza sativa Japonica Group chromosome 8, ASM3414082v1, the sequence TTGGGGCACATGTCGTCCACCTTGTTTCCACTATTTTTCCCTTTACATTTTCTAGTAGCTTTAACTCCATTAGACAAAATCTGATCAAGAATTAAATTGTCGCCTACAGACTTAACAAGCCGGCATGCTGTTTCCTGGAACATTAAAAGAGCAccattacaaatataatgatAAGCTCCATGATTCCCATCTTGTCGTCGAGTGTCAGatttcatatagaaacatataaGAACAGATGCATGTTATACTAAGACAATGAAAATGACAGTTTTTTTTGTACTTACTGGGCCAAACCCATTAACTCCATTAGAATAATCACTACCAAGGAGCACTGCAAGTGATATCTGGAAAGGTTGTCAAGTCAGGACAATAAGAATTTACGCAttatcacacaaaaaaaaaatcctgagaATCAGAAGCCCAAAAAAAAGTCATTGGTGGGAGATGTAATATTGTTATTGCATCATATTGTCATACAAGTCATCAGCAATTACATGCAACATCCCGTAATCTCTGACTAATACATGATAATTACCCAAAGGATTTTTAAGAGTGCGCTGAGACATTTTCTTGTGATATCAGAGTTGAGAAAATGGTGTTGCTCTATGCATACAACTTGCAAGTTCTTGTTTTAAATCAGCACATTGCATTCACTTACTAAGCTGTTGTGCCTGCAGTGCAGTCTACTCTTAAAGGTCTTTATCTATTAGTTGCTTTGACCGTGTTAAgccattaactgacaaaagtctAAGTGATCTTTCTAGGAGCATAAGGGGCATATTTAAGTAAGTTTATTTTACATCTTTGTGATATGTCACAAGCAGTCAAAACATTTGTTCAGAAGAGATCCCATAAGTTGAAACTCGGGCAGAACAAATTCATTGCAACTTACCAGCGAGTTCCTGCCAAAGCCAAGAGTTTTCTCTATGTCTTCCATTTCATAGCAAATGACATAGCCACCCTCCCCTAATTTGATTGAGAACATGAGTAGGATTTCCAGATAAATATATAAGCAAAGACTAGTTGATAATAGAACAAGGCAGCAGGCAGCAACAAAATTGTTGATGAGTTGTGATGCAAGCCAATAAGCAATCAGCTTCACCTATGAAAACATCTCTATAAACAGTCCTAGCgccaaaaagaaaagcatccgAGTCTGAAGTGAAACAGCCATCctgaaagaagaaaagaaataaataaataaataaataaataaagaagggGGCAGGTACAATTGATGTGATTAGGACAAGTATCATCATACTTACACAGAGTGACTCTAGATCTAGGGATGCACACTGTGCTTCAGCCTCCTCCAATCTGTTGAAGAAAATAACGGTGAGACCATGTTTAGTTATTTGGAGAATGGAAAGCATGTATGTACCCGTCCAAGCAAGGGATGCCGAGGGCCATGCCGAGACGCTTGGCCTCTTTAATCATGCAGGAGAACTCGGAACCCTTGTTGCGACGCAGTGAAATGGATGGGTGTGAATTGGGCTGATCTGATTCTTTAGCAGCCTAAACAACAGGGGAAGCAAGCAATGTAGTACAAGTAATTAAGCAAAAGGTTGTTTGCAGTGCAGAAGTAGAGAGTGAGTGGCAGAGACATGAGAAATGGATCCGAGGCGACGGCGGTAAGTGGCCAACTTAAGTGAAGGTATAGCCCCAtctgacaaacaaaaaaaattcaatctgGCGTCTGAGTGTGAGAAATACTAGAAATGAAAAGTAGAAAAGGAGAATGGGATTACCGGTGACGAAGAGGAGGGTGCAGTTGAGGGCGAGGAGGGCGCGGATGCGGTGGAAGAGGTTCTTGAGGTAGACCTTGTCCTTGGCGAAGGCCGGCGAGCGGTTGGCGCTGTACATCTGGACCAGCCAGCACGACAGGTCCACGCACACCTTCTTGTTCCTTCCTCCACCATTTCATTTCCCAATCCATTAGCAAACCCTCCCCggaaattaattttaattttaatggcggatcgatcgatcgatcggggaCTCACTGGAGGTGGTGGAGCGGGAGCTTCTTCTTGCACGACTCCAGGATGTCCCACAGGTTCTTCACCCCCATCTCCCGCCCGCACTTCCGCCCCTACTTCCGCCGGACCGGACTCGGACGAGACGACGGACCTCAACGGCGGCGGTGACTCCAAACTTCAAATTCCGATTTGCATTTCTCTCTCTCCAAACTCCAAACTCCAATCTCCAAAATGCGCTTTGAGACAAGGGGAAAACGGGGGGAGGGGCCTTTCTTCGAGTGCGCCTCCTTAACCCATAAAATACGCTTTCTAACAATGGTTACGTATAACAAGCCCACGCCGGCCCAACACTCCAGCCGAGTTTTGAGCTGTTGGCTTGTGTCctaaattggccttaccaatatttggtaatttcaatagtgttaagtgtttatttggtttgaagTCAATTTCTGCCAAACCTAGAAAAATAGGCCATTTTAATAGttaacttaggctattttggcttcaatccaaacaaaaCTTTGCATATGCTAaaacttgctaaaatttggtattgacaaaaattggtaaggtcaagttaggccacaaaccaaaccagccctttATCACAAttctatttttctaaaataaaaaattatactaATACTAGAAAATTAACTAGTATTAAGCAAGTTTTTTATATGTATAGCATGACTATCCCCATACACCCCTATGTTATAACCATGCATGATGGTACTAAATAGCAGTATCGTGGTTTTTATATTACCATGGTGATGCTGTGCTACTAAAATGGTGGAGGAATATTACGTCTGCTATGTGAAAAATAGTAGGTGTTATTTGGTACATATTATAGAAAATACAATCCTTTTAGGTTAAaaataattgttaaaaataATTGTTGTTTTGGATAGGTACACGGTGAAAAAAATGCATTAACTCCTAATTTCTGTTAAAGGCTACAATATGAAATGTGATAACTTGATGAGAGGTATGCTCCCGACAATGTGGCAGATGACTTTGGTTTGCGATCTTCTACAATGTATGTAATGTATGTAGaaatatcaataaatatatgCTTTTACTTAAGTATATTTTAAGATTAATCTGTGTATTATATGGTCTCCATGATTataaagacaaatattttagaagTTATTGGTAGTCAatgtttttaaagtttgatattAGTTTTGTCTAAATAGATAATTATTTTCAACATGAAGGAAGAGTACCGCATTTTTTTACTTATCTCCATAACTCATATGTCGTCTATAATATGATATTGTTTCTGTAAATTAAGCACTACTCTACCTCACAAATATGCAGAATTGAGTGGTTTTCTTATTTCGCTATCGGAATATATAACGTTCGCCATATCGCTTGCTATACAATATTCGCAGGAGAATCTGCTATGACCCCACTATCTGCTATTCATGTATCAATGCTTTATGTATTCTACATTGTTTTGATTACAGTGAAATAGCATGGTCACAACACTAGTATACTAATTTAAAAGTAGAGTCATCGTCATCCTTCCCCGCCATCGAAGTCCCCACTAAAAAACCGCCTCATAATAAAACCACCCTACCCAAAACCCAGTATTTCTCAACTACTTTAAACCATACATTTAGTATTTTACCCATTTtacaaaacttattttataattagATCATGGCAAAAACTATATTAGAAAATGAACCAAATTTTAGCGCTAAACTTCTTGGTGCTAAGGGCAAACTTCTCAACACAGGGACCTTTTGAGCTCGCTGGCACTAACATGCATCCACGgattaaaaagaattaacatGCCTTATATAGCATGGAAGTGAACGTGGTGTGATGGTAGCTCTTGCCTTCGGTAGCGCTAGCAACCCTAGTTTGCATCTTAACAGCAGCGACACATTTTTggcttttttatatttttttttctggttagGTACTAGTTTGTGGAAAAAATAAGGGAAATGTTGGATGGTTTGGACCATCAAAAGCACAGAAATCATTGTACCACAACTGAGCTACTCGAAATGATTGGTCATTGGTTTGTCTGTAAACAGACGGCGGATGCTCTACGCCCCAAGACCTCTAGCGCTGAGACGTTGGATCTCGGTGCAAGGCGTTTGGCGCTGAGAAAGAGGGTGCTTAGCGTTTTAGTTAAAGTTCTTGGTACGGCTATTTGCAAAATAAGTTTTAGAAAATGGTCAGAATGTCAAATTTTCACTATTTTAAACTCTTTCTCCATCATCATAGTTCCCCACTTAAGAAACCGCCTCTAAAAACAACCCCACAAAAATAACTAGTACGTATTCATGTGAAAATcaacaaaaataaacatatagaaaaaaaacctaTATATAATTCCAATcacattgcaacgcacggacacaGACATGACACTAGCTATTTATATTAACATGCATATGTGTCTCGTAGCCATGTTATAcatgttaattaattgtttgggttttcaaatagaaaacaaaatattttgtTGATGACTATTTAAAGTGCTGTTTTTTTCCCAGCTTTAACTTTTGGGGATACATCTCTCTCGATTAGGCTGTCGTTTTCTTTttgctttatttatttttgcacCTCATGCTGATGCTGGTAGCCCAACGAGTAGAATCCTTTTCCATACGTGCAACAAAAAAGAACGCTACTTcttctgtttcacaatgtaagtcattccagtgttttccacattcatattgatgattcattaatataaatatgaataatatgaatgtaggaaatgGTAGAATTACTTacaatataaaacagagggacTATATATGTTGGTTTGTATAAAAAAGCAAGGAAATTAAAGCCAAGGCTGgcccatatatatactcccatATTTCACGGTAAAATTATGATAGTATAATCGGGATATATAACCAGATATACAGTAGACGACAAAAACAATTTGCTATACTTAATCCGTATATAAACATACACAAATGAGACGCAATATATATTATGTATTTTCAGatgtgtacgtacgtacatatatatatagtatgtacactcggccatatatatatacatgcatggtaTAAGATGCACGATGGAATTGaggagtaataattaattaattacaaagCCACACACGCGCGCGCACACCCAGCGCGAAGCATATATGGTACGACACTACTACGGGTGTGTAGCTATAGATCGATCGATTATATGTAGAGTAATACTAAATAAATATAATGAAATATATATCATAGACGGTGGATGCACAACTCCAATACCCCTGGCGCTGAGGTCGATTTATGGATGGAATTAAATAcgtaatatttaaaaaaaaagtcttcGTTTATTGGGGAAATAATCAATATAGTTGTAATGTTGATGTTGGATCTCGGCGCAAGGTGTTTGGCGCTGAGACAAAGGGCGTTTGTTGTTTTAGTTAAAGTTTTTGCTACggctatttgtaaaataagttttagaaAATAGTCAGAATGTCAAATTTTCAGTATTTTAAACTCTTTCTCTATCATCATAGTTTCCCACTTAAAAAACTGTCTCTAAAAACAACCGCACCAAAATAACTAGTACGTATTCATGTGAAAATCAACAAAAAGaaacatatagaaaaaaaacctatattaacattgtagaaaaaaatcccattgcaacgcacggacataACACTAATTAGTTATATTAACATGCATATGTGTCTCATAGTCATGTTATGCAGGTTAATTGTTTGGGTTTTCAAgtagaaaacaaaatattttgtTGATGACTATTTAAAGTGCTGTTTTTTTCCTAGCTTTAACTTTTGGGGATACATCTCTCTCGATTAGGCTGTCGTTTTCTTTttgctttatttatttttgcatcTCGTACTGATGCTGGTATAGTAGCCCAACCAGTAAATCCTTTCCGTGCAACAAAAAAGAacattatattatatatgttgctTTGTATAAAAAAGCAAGGAAATTAAAGCCAAGGCCCgcccatatatatactcctatatttcACGGTAAAATTATGATAGTATAATCGCGATATATAACAAGCTATACAGCAGACGGCAAAAACAATTTGCTATATATACGTACACAGATGAGACGCAATATATTATGTATTTTACAGATGAGTACGTAAGTGTGTatccatacatacatacatacatacatacatacatacatacatacatacatacatagtaTTTACACTCGGccagatatatatatacatgcatggtaATTAAAGATGCACGATGGAATTgaggaataataataattaattaattacacaaaGCCACATGACAcgtgcgcgcgcgcacacactcAGCGCgatgcatgtatatatggtACGACACTGCGTACTACGGGTGTGTAGCTAGATCGATCGATTATATGTAGAGTAATAATAAAGAAAAGATGATGAAATATATGTATAATAAAATGGAATTACATGGCGGTGTATTTAGTGGAGTCGAcgttggcggtggcgaggacgacggcgacgccgaggaggaggaccaCCAGCGCCGTGAAGTTGACGAGTAGCGCCTCCGCCCCGTACCTGGAcaggcgcagcggcggggcctGCAGGAAGGTGAGCTTCTCGAGGAAGCCGAGCTGGGCGTTGCCCACGGCGAGCGCGAAgacgaggaggccgaggagcgCGTGCCACGGGACGGCGGAGCGCCTGGTGTCGTGGGAGGCGCCGGGGAAGAAGAAGGTGAGGAAGGCGAGGAGCCAGTGGAGCGCGTAGAGGGAGATGGTGGCGATGCCGATCCAGGAGTGGAGGGAGTAGAGGTTGGGGATGTCGGCCTCGGCGTGGTACTTGAACACCGCGTAgatgccgacgccgccgagggCGAGCCCCACGGCGTGCAGCCCCAGGTGCACCTTCTTTCTGGCGTCCCTGCTGCTGACGATGATGGAGAGGGAGCGGTAGGAGAGGATGGcctcggcggcgaggacgacgaggccaAGCACCATGAGCACCGGGTGGGTGTTGAAGATGAGCTGCTTGTTGTGGGAGCGCAGGGCGAGTCCGCCGCGGAAGTGAACGCACCACACCAacaccatcgccgtcgccgccaccgctagcacgtgcgccaccaccaccatgcacccgcctccgccatcgccgcccttGATCACCGCCTTCATCGCCATCGATCGATTGTTTGAGCTAGCTCATGCACTTGAGTAGCTAGTGCGTAGCACCCCAACTCAActgcaagaaagaaagaaaagaaaagaaagcacTAGTTTAGTTTAGTTAGTTGGGTGGCGGTTACAATTACGTGGACGccctgccgccgcgcgcgcagatgccgcagccgcagccacaGCTAGCCAGCCAAGCCATCCACATCAACTCGATATATCATATCACCCGCTCCCCCCCGGCCATCTCTTGACAATGATTTTTCCCCCCCTAGAGCCCTCGAGCGGATATATGTCCTCGATCGATCATCTCCAGTCATTTCTTACTAAAGTTACTACtatctccgtttcaaaatatttaacattattaactttttaagtacgtgtttaaccattcgtcttattcaaaaaatttaagtaattatttattcttttcatatcatttgatccattgttaaatatactttcatgtacacatatagttttacatatttcacaaaattttttgaataagacgaacggtcaaatatgtgctaaaaagtcaacggtgtcaaatattttgaaacggagggagtatgtaaatattgttttttctctcactatatatttaataaaattgaCACAACAATACGATATGTTCATTCTTTTTTAAGTTACAATTTTTTTACTACTTCCAATTTCTATCTGTATAaactataagaaaaaaaagaatatataggtggtgtttgaatattctgaagatgaagatgaagataaatattaaatatttcacgcaaaacgaggttgtaataacgtgtgattaattgagttttaattattccaaacttgaaaaatagattaatctgatattttagaacaactttcatatataaagttttcacacgaaacacaccatttagcagtttgaaaagcgtgccacaagtatccaaaatttaatccaacttttgttggagaaaaaaacAGAGCCTATATATTAAACTCTAACTTAGGAATATTCCTTGTTAGGGATTACTCATCTCACCGTTTCTCAAACAAAACAGACTGAAAAATAAGTTTGACCCAAACCAATCCACACCCTATTATATCCTTTGAACCAAATGAACGCTAATCGAATTGTGATACATCTATATGAGGTATCTATCTAGATTCCCTGAATAGGAAGGCAACCATACGTTGGTGTGGCTGTGGCTATCTGCATGCACCGCATCCTCGCCACGCTAGCTCTACTTATAACTAAACATAGATtgcatgctactccctccgttttttaatagatgacgccgtatgaccatttgtcttattcaaaaaatttacataattataatttattttgttatgagttgttttatcactcatagtactttaagtgtgattatatcttatacatttgcataaaattttttgaataagacgaattgtcaaacatataagaaaaagtcaacggtgttatctattaaaaaacggagggagtatatatgcagCAAATTAAAATTTCGATTTATTTGCCTAGAAATAAAAAcgaaataaaattgtattttatatgTATAATCAAGATGCTTGATAATAATTTATTGTAATAGTCTACATATATCATGTGGAGTAGTAATTAGTTACTTATCAAATTAGTTGCACTTTATAGAGACTGTGTTAATtgactagctagctatagtgtacactgtctaaaaaaaatactactcttAATTAATACTTGGCCAATTAAGCTATTGCACACAAAGCAACAATTATACTGTCAATGTTGATTTTCAACACGTACCTTTCAATTAATTCGTGGTATAGCGACATATATAGTCCCTCGCTCGATCAATCAATTGGATCGATTGGACTAGCttttgctttgcttttctttgtTTGCTTCATCGTATATATGTAGGCATGACGGGAGGGTTAAGTGCACAAGACGTGTCCATTCTCTAAGCTTTCGTCGCGAAATAAGTTCACTGCTCAGTCCGTCCCAAGATATAATAGATTTGGATGAAAGGGACGCATCCTAATATTACGAATCCcttcgtagtattagaatacGTCTCATCTAATCaaaattacttaaattttaggacagagggagtagcttagatgtttcttttttccttttgaaaccGTCAGCTAGCAAGAGATCTGCTGGAATATATTGCTCTGTTAAAATGTATGCATGTATGGagtggagagagaagagagatcaGAGTAGCGGTAGCAGTGGCGGAGCTAGGATAAAATTATAGTGGAGGCTCTTTAGCCTTTTGGGCCTTCTAACAATTTCAGACAAAGTCTATTTTAGTCCCCTTGCAATAAATATATGGATTTAAATTGTAGGGGTATTAATGGGGGCCCTAATGATTCATtagggggtggggggggggtgtAAATACCCCCCAGCCCCCACGCTGCCTCCGTCACTGAGCGGTAGGTAGTTGTGTGAATTTTGTAAAACATGATAAAACACATATTGAAACATGTCGCTATAGCATATGAAACATTAAGTTTTAATGGTTTGAAAcgtatgtttttattttatcggaatataaagatttaattataataaaTACAATGATATAAATTGGAGCAATAGATTAGATAAATAGTTTGGGAGAAAAATCCATTCAAAGTTAAATGTACGTGCATGAAAAGATGACAGAGCATATATGTGCTTATGTGTGATTGGgccacaaattttgacaatttagcGCTGAAAAAAtgtcattttttaaataagttttgatgacgatttatttgtaaaattagtttttgcaaagtATCAAGTTGTCAAAAATTTGTGTGATCGGGTGACCTATTAGAATCATTTTCGATAAATTGTCAACTTCTTCGATGATCAGTTGCTTATTATATTTATGTAGTACGTACACATGTAGGCATAGATAATTAGTTAATTACTGTAGTTTGTTAGTTATATGGAGTATACTTATAGAGATGAGATGAGACGAGTAGCTAGTTAGGTAGCTGGATGCACAAATTTTAACAATTTATCCCTTTGAAaaagctaattttacaaatgaaccgtcgcaaaaacttatttaaaaaatgaccTTTTTTTCAGCCTCAAATCATGTAGCGCTGAACATAGACACTTCAACGCCACGTCAATTGACGCTGAATGCCGTGCTACCACGGATGAAAGGCTAAGTCAGCGTGCCAATGAACATTTAGCGCCATACTATTTAGTGTTGAGGTGTCTAAATTCAGCGCCACATGATTTGGCGTTGAACAAATGGGTCggttttaaaataagttttggcggtagttcatttgtaaaaatagttttttttaaaagatcaaGTTGTCAAAATTTGAGGGAGCTGGATGCATGAACGGGATCGGCACATGTAGTAGTACGTGGGAGTACTTGGCTAGCTAGATAGCACAGTACGTACGCAACGTGTTTCGAACGTAACATCCGTACCTTTTGCCGTTTGCGCGAAACCAATACATAATTAAGATAATACAGTTAATAAACCCACATAAATAAGCTAGCAAGCCAGATCATATAGATGGACAAACTTAAATAAGCCCGTTGGTTatttatatattactccctccatattttaatgcatgacgccgttgactttttaaacaacgtttgaccattcatgttattcaatttttttgtaaatataaaatatttatgttatgcttaaagaatatttgatgataaatcaagtcacaataaaataaatgataattatataaattttttaaataagataaatggttaaacgttggttaaaaagttaatggcgtcatacattaaaatatggacaATGTATTTGGGTGTGTTCGCAATTTCTTGTTACCAACCAAAACAGTACGCATGAAAAACGGAACGGTCTATttacgcgtgattaattaagtattatctattttttaaaaataaattaatttgattttttaagcaacttttatatagaaactttttagaaaacatatattttaacAGCTTAAAAAAGCGTGTGCACGGAAAACGAAGGAAATGGTTGGGAAAAGGGTGCTGAACACAGCCGTGACATATGCGTAACCTTGCCGATCGGTCGAGTGgataattatattattaagcACATGAGCTAATTTGACCCTGCAGTCAAATTGATTGCCAGGCCGTCGAGCCAAATCAACCTTCCTACATATATACAGTACTGCATGGCGGCTttggtttagaaaaaaaagaataaaataaaaccaCGTACTGTATATCATGAACACCAGCAGCTCATCCTCGTAGAATGTAGTTATATTATAATTgatataattataatataattatattataatttattGTAATTAGGATGTAACTTATAgataacttgtatataacttATCGAAACTCACGTGTGGACATTGTGCCTAGCGCCACAAGCTAAGCTTGCAACCCACTTTTCCTTGCAGGCCGCACAAATTGATTGTCGTGGCAATCCTCCGATGTTAACAAATTCTAAAGTTTTGAGGGTATTATTTTTCCTTGCATGCCACACAAATCTCAAGGCAATCTGACGATGacatatatgtatttaaaaGTTTTACGACAGAAACTGTCAAACGCTTTTTAGCAATTCCATTTATATTTCGATCGTACGTGTGTAAGTTTAGCGTAGAATTATGTATGGATTGTGTAAGTCAATGGTTTTGTATCGGAACCTGTGAACTAAATTAAGTATCAAACAAATTATATTTGAgatttgttattaaaaaaaatattcactgCATATTGGTGCAACTATATGCTACCATGATGGACTTGGATTTTGACTGAGATATCAATAACTAATAGTTGCGCAAGCTTAATTAGTTGAG encodes:
- the LOC4344421 gene encoding ascorbate-specific transmembrane electron transporter 1; the protein is MAMKAVIKGGDGGGGCMVVVAHVLAVAATAMVLVWCVHFRGGLALRSHNKQLIFNTHPVLMVLGLVVLAAEAILSYRSLSIIVSSRDARKKVHLGLHAVGLALGGVGIYAVFKYHAEADIPNLYSLHSWIGIATISLYALHWLLAFLTFFFPGASHDTRRSAVPWHALLGLLVFALAVGNAQLGFLEKLTFLQAPPLRLSRYGAEALLVNFTALVVLLLGVAVVLATANVDSTKYTAM